One Opitutaceae bacterium DNA window includes the following coding sequences:
- a CDS encoding LuxR C-terminal-related transcriptional regulator encodes MSVVGEAPCGFLTLSLVLIEQLKQLIDGDRVVFSHLYSDEDSGFCVVTPDRENLAERMDAYEAYREEHPLMRHFTRAVGGHSVQFDELVPRRDLREMAIFQEFFRPLGILQMLGIVIPVPAVRVKKTGSREPAIVPFRLPTQLGYPNISFCLTRAGGPFSDCETAVFDLFSSQVRPILLREIAWERRAGTHMEVDFQLTDQSTAVTELPFLARIAEQAGLTRRQTEVLSWVAQGKTNDEIATILGNSVRTIEGHVDSLLEKLNVENRVAAGYCVWTGRPNGPRGTA; translated from the coding sequence GTGTCTGTCGTCGGGGAAGCGCCCTGTGGTTTCCTGACCTTGTCACTCGTCCTGATCGAGCAGTTGAAGCAATTGATTGACGGAGACAGAGTCGTCTTCTCGCACCTGTATTCCGATGAGGACTCAGGGTTCTGCGTGGTGACCCCGGACCGTGAGAACCTGGCGGAGCGGATGGATGCCTATGAAGCGTATCGTGAAGAACACCCGCTGATGCGTCACTTCACCCGGGCCGTCGGTGGGCATTCCGTTCAATTTGATGAGCTTGTCCCTCGGCGGGATCTGAGGGAGATGGCGATTTTCCAGGAGTTTTTCCGCCCCTTGGGCATCCTCCAGATGCTCGGCATTGTGATCCCGGTTCCCGCCGTTCGGGTAAAGAAGACCGGGTCCAGGGAACCCGCCATCGTGCCATTCCGGCTGCCCACGCAGCTCGGCTACCCCAATATCTCCTTCTGCCTGACTCGCGCCGGGGGTCCTTTTTCGGATTGTGAAACAGCCGTATTTGACCTGTTTTCGAGCCAGGTCAGGCCGATCCTGCTGCGGGAGATTGCCTGGGAAAGGAGAGCCGGGACCCATATGGAGGTGGACTTCCAGCTCACTGACCAGTCGACCGCAGTCACCGAGCTGCCCTTCCTGGCCCGGATTGCCGAACAAGCCGGGCTGACCCGTCGCCAGACGGAGGTCCTCAGCTGGGTGGCACAGGGCAAGACCAATGATGAGATCGCCACCATTCTGGGCAACAGCGTAAGGACCATCGAAGGTCACGTCGATTCCCTGCTGGAAAAGCTCAATGTCGAGAATCGGGTCGCCGCCGGGTATTGCGTCTGGACCGGAAGGCCCAACGGCCCCAGGGGCACCGCCTGA
- a CDS encoding tetratricopeptide repeat protein, whose protein sequence is MAIQLFRQSDYRGAADQSATLVEADPTDLVARFIYGSALVMLGDYERARNHLSLVIAWRPRLADAYPKRAVCAARMGDLQRADADMEHARKLDPKDSNGVQDWAEGLIREARGKRVAGNPAALSKDLVKAAERGEPYGTLQSMADELLLASNRSRLVGDETYSENCRRLDWHLAESPDDPDRLFRFGRFLLDELEVQAHAVGSAANPDSYRMQGRQLWAAEIERARIYLQRALQINPDHVGALIGMGRLELRLKQFANAESYLRRAMSAGQPDPEVLYMMRSIAAAGAGQHMVISWGLTQTISWEERRGGTIYKYTKSPTAEGLRQARLHDQAANRGIQTAVDYRNAVLDLHSDDARTHDYIALLARQSNDYETAALAWETALRMDPGNHQVSYSLAEVYARQNRVDDYLRQATETWTNGRFTSAAHYLRWAWEKINVQRWDEAEAALDEAVKVDAGDTRTLAFRGVMAEARGDRIRAKSYFKAAFALEESHARQRGASYINGSGRWYPNDLGLAIDLRMRLALLSEDEGNPGDALTQYQAVYFLEEKINDRALDADLYSALLPVAGADPNTRPRVPRWGEYMRTSRALAGYQFYKEGKWLEAGELFRMLRDYERRMSAAGIKAGRYLSDTVWKSHQVAQAAYEVFRRQNDESQVHWWERETRKYRPPSSGDWRRNESQFSPAASSGRRPKAKM, encoded by the coding sequence GTGGCGATCCAATTGTTCCGGCAGTCCGACTACCGTGGCGCCGCCGATCAGAGCGCCACATTGGTCGAGGCTGATCCCACAGATCTTGTCGCGCGTTTTATTTACGGGTCGGCATTGGTCATGCTCGGCGACTACGAGCGCGCGCGGAATCATCTGTCCCTGGTTATCGCCTGGCGCCCACGGTTGGCGGACGCCTATCCCAAGCGAGCCGTTTGCGCCGCCAGAATGGGAGATCTGCAACGAGCGGACGCCGACATGGAGCACGCGCGGAAACTCGATCCCAAGGACTCCAACGGGGTGCAGGACTGGGCGGAAGGTCTGATCAGGGAGGCACGGGGGAAACGAGTCGCCGGGAATCCAGCCGCCCTGAGCAAAGACCTGGTCAAGGCCGCCGAGAGGGGCGAACCATACGGGACGCTGCAATCGATGGCGGATGAGCTTCTGTTGGCCTCGAACCGAAGTCGCCTGGTCGGAGATGAAACCTATTCGGAGAACTGCCGAAGGCTGGACTGGCACCTGGCCGAATCGCCCGACGATCCGGACCGCCTCTTTCGTTTCGGCCGCTTTCTCCTCGACGAGCTGGAGGTGCAGGCACATGCGGTGGGGTCTGCCGCGAATCCCGATTCATATCGTATGCAGGGGCGCCAGTTGTGGGCGGCCGAAATCGAGCGGGCTCGCATTTATCTGCAACGGGCCCTGCAGATTAATCCGGATCACGTGGGTGCGCTTATCGGGATGGGTCGTCTTGAGTTGCGACTCAAGCAATTTGCCAATGCGGAATCCTACCTGCGCCGGGCCATGTCCGCGGGCCAACCGGATCCGGAGGTTCTCTATATGATGCGCAGCATCGCGGCGGCGGGGGCCGGGCAGCACATGGTCATTTCCTGGGGTTTGACGCAGACCATCAGCTGGGAAGAGCGTCGTGGGGGGACCATCTACAAATACACGAAAAGCCCCACGGCAGAGGGACTCCGGCAGGCCCGCCTGCACGATCAGGCAGCCAACCGTGGGATCCAGACCGCGGTGGATTACCGAAACGCCGTTCTGGATCTGCATTCCGACGATGCCCGGACCCATGACTATATCGCGCTGTTGGCACGTCAGTCCAACGACTATGAAACCGCGGCGCTGGCTTGGGAGACGGCCTTGCGGATGGACCCCGGCAACCATCAGGTCTCCTATTCCCTCGCCGAGGTCTATGCCCGCCAGAACCGGGTGGACGACTACCTGCGCCAGGCGACCGAAACCTGGACGAACGGCCGGTTCACCTCCGCCGCGCACTACCTGCGCTGGGCCTGGGAGAAGATCAACGTGCAGCGCTGGGACGAGGCCGAAGCTGCGCTTGACGAGGCGGTCAAAGTCGATGCCGGTGACACCCGGACCCTGGCGTTTCGCGGCGTCATGGCTGAAGCGCGGGGCGATCGGATTAGGGCGAAGTCCTATTTCAAGGCGGCCTTTGCCCTTGAGGAGTCGCACGCGCGGCAGCGCGGGGCGTCCTACATCAACGGATCCGGTCGTTGGTACCCGAACGATTTGGGGTTGGCGATCGATCTGCGAATGCGGTTGGCCCTGCTGTCGGAAGACGAAGGCAACCCCGGTGACGCCCTCACTCAATACCAGGCCGTCTATTTCCTGGAGGAGAAGATCAATGACCGGGCGCTGGATGCCGATCTCTACAGCGCGCTCCTGCCGGTTGCGGGTGCCGATCCGAACACCCGGCCGCGCGTGCCCCGGTGGGGCGAATACATGCGAACCAGTCGCGCCCTCGCCGGATATCAGTTCTACAAGGAGGGCAAATGGCTCGAAGCAGGGGAGCTCTTCCGCATGCTGCGGGATTACGAAAGGCGCATGTCAGCGGCCGGCATCAAGGCGGGGCGCTACCTGAGCGATACGGTCTGGAAATCGCATCAGGTGGCCCAGGCGGCCTATGAGGTATTCCGACGCCAGAACGATGAGTCCCAGGTCCACTGGTGGGAACGGGAAACCCGCAAGTACCGTCCGCCATCCTCCGGTGACTGGAGACGGAACGAATCGCAGTTTTCCCCGGCGGCCTCCTCAGGCCGCCGACCGAAAGCGAAAATGTAG